The Scylla paramamosain isolate STU-SP2022 unplaced genomic scaffold, ASM3559412v1 Contig5, whole genome shotgun sequence genome contains a region encoding:
- the LOC135096604 gene encoding zinc finger protein Xfin-like: MEPPPPPPPSQTDTTSQIIQLPSLPPLPPLFNPQQPTSTTITPLTTTITPILAIEQPVIDGEINCFVCGTGFKDGEDWLNFEANHLLPNCSAGLLDVLGTSLGVGLTTDSSLIHLCSNCSKIILNLDELFAKLFNLRLTISRLFHNNSRPKLTLQLIPKPTPTTTSAATLNLEDLAATRSRRGRRKMNAATTTTTTATTTATIAKRKGGRPRKPFSCSICRRKFLTDRALNFHTSRDHTATTTTTTTTATTTTTTTATVDVNLPPDSQTRTQTAAVLPVTLPNTHTHTLTGSSLTTHVPNSLTSTHNTQTNTHSLPNTRPIKAEQGTATTATTTTTTTIPAVMKVEQPLARQDGAITTLKTELQPQQPQLQPQTTTRQLGTHLRPIQPKPQTVRGQTRDGSVLVVVNASETSTALITLSPNYPGLKTQTNAHTNACPVCGKVFNDEKSKKMHTIAAHRKRVHSNVHKTTLCTFLCKSCGVRLQSRRELYVHKRTHAHAQSRYTCTVCSRVFMYKYELNKHTQTHMPCTQKGLHEFVCTLCSLHVASRAALKIHVHRFHSTHTDAHGSKNAQEMKPKYLCAYCGHLSRTRKSFVTHTRTHEGENDTHTQEGPKNVHSAEFTHTDEHTSLQTHAHTHANAEVPDFEAEQQKTGNKSKKECVHCHKEMLATSIRTHTYRMHGKPVHTCTYCEERFCVRSDLMRHINAHHTAQNAYICAEPLCSEAFPTSDALRYHRNKVHSTETYTCTHCSKVYKWKGELRTHIQRAHACRERFSCPLCARSYADKRKLRQHLSVKHGSEGLDKQPEGGVGFSEDPATTTTTTTTTINENYDQETSIVAIPLYQNSNPEILQANLNGPIGDEEGLNRPITEQEEDLNGPMAGEIYLVPNLSVPIHEEQVSTS, translated from the exons atggaaccaccaccaccaccaccaccttcacaaaCCGATACCACCTCTCAAATTATACAACTACCATCCCTACCGCCTCTACCACCACTATTTAACCCACAACAACCAACATCTACCACAATTACACCCCTAACAACCACAATCACCCCAATATTAGCCATTGAACAACCAGTTATAGACGGAGAAATTAATTGCTTTGTTTGTGGGACAGGTTTTAAAGATGGCGAAGACTGGTTGAACTTTGAGGCTAACCACCTGCTTCCTAACTGCTCAGCTGGACTGCTTGACGTGTTAGGAACGAGTTTAGGCGTGGGGTTAACAACGGACAGTTCTTTAATCCACCTTTGCTCAAATTGCAGTAAAATTATCCTAAATCTTGATGAGCTGTTTGCGAAGCTGTTTAACTTACGCCTCACCATCAGTAGGCTCTTTCACAACAACAGTAGGCCTAAGTTAACTCTGCAGCTAATTCCTAAGCCTACACCTACGACTACTAGTGCTGCTACGTTGAATCTTGAAGACTTAGCCGCTACAAGATCAAGAAGAGGTAGACGGAAGAtgaatgctgctactactactactactactgctactactactgctactattgctaagAGAAAGGGGGGGAGGCCTAGAAAGCCGTTTTCTTGCAGTATATGTCGGAGAAAATTCCTAACTGACAGGGCACTCAATTTCCACACGAGTAGAGAtcatactgctactactactactactactactactgctactactactactactactactgctactgttgatGTCAATTTGCCACCAGACTCACAGACTCGCACTCAAACTGCTGCTGTCCTGCCAGTGAcccttcctaacacacacacgcacacactaacAGGCAGTTCCTTAACTACACATGTTCCTAACTCCTTAACAAGCACTCAtaacacacaaacgaacacacacagccttcctAACACGAGGCCCATTAAGGCGGAACAAGGAACCGCAACTACcgcaactactacaactactacaaccattCCTGCAGTTATGAAGGTGGAGCAGCCATTAGCGAGGCAGGACGGTGCTATAACTACCCTCAAAACTGaactacaaccacaacaaccacaattaCAGCCTCAAACGACCACAAGGCAGTTAGGAACACATTTACGACCAATTCAGCCGAAACCTCAAACAGTTAGAGGTCAAACTAGAGATGGATCCGTTCTAGTTGTCGTTAATGCAAGTGAGACGAGCACAGCGCTAATTACCTTGTCTCCTAACTACCCTGGCCTGAAAACACAAACGAACGCACACACGAACGCTTGCCCAGTTTGTGGAAAGGTgtttaatgatgaaaaaagtaagaaaatgcatACTATTGCTGCTCATAGAAAACGGGTGCACTCAAACGTACATAAGACTACTTTATGTACGTTTCTATGTAAATCTTGTGGTGTGCGTTTGCAGTCTCGCAGGGAActttacgtacataaacgcacaCACGCCCACGCACAGAGTAGATACACATGTACGGTTTGTTCACGTGTGTTCATGTACAAGTATGAGCTAAATAAACACACGCAAACGCACATGCCGTGTACACAAAAGGGTTTACATGAGTTTGTGTGTACGTTGTGCAGTCTTCATGTCGCCTCTCGTGCCGCGCTCAAAATTCACGTACACAGGTTCCATTCCACGCACACAGACGCACATGGCTCGAAAAACGCACAGGAAATGAAGCCGAAGTATTTGTGTGCGTATTGCGGCCACCTCTCACGCACACGCAAAAGTTTCgtcacccacacacgcacacacgagggggagaacgacacacacacacaagaaggccCAAAAAACGTTCACAGCGCCgaattcacacacacagacgaacaCACAAGCTTgcaaacgcacgcacacacacacgcaaacgcaGAAGTACCAGATTTTGAAGCAgagcaacagaaaacgggaaacaaGTCCAAGAAGGAATGCGTTCACTGTCACAAGGAGATGCTGGCAACCTccatacgtacacacacgtacaggatGCATGGAAAGCCGGTGCACACATGTACGTATTGTGAAGAGAGGTTCTGTGTGCGTTCTGACCTCATGAGACACATCAATGCGCACCATACGGCTCAGAATGCTTATATTTGCGCAGAACCGTTGTGTTCGGAGGCTTTCCCGACTTCAGATGCCCTCAG GTACCATCGCAACAAGGTCCACTCCACGGAGACGTACACGTGTACACATTGCTCTAAGGTGTACAAGTGGAAGGGGGAgctacgtacacacatacaacgTGCCCATGCCTGCCGTGAACGTTTTTCTTGCCCCCTGTGTGCCCGAAGTTATGCTGATAAAAGAAAGCTTCGTCAGCATCTCTCAGTGAAGCATGGAAGTGAG GGCCTCGACAAGCAACCAGAGGGGGGGGTAGGGTTCTCCGAGgacccagccaccaccaccaccaccacaactaccacaatTAATGAAAATTATGACCAGGAGACGTCCATTGTTGCCATCCCTCTGTATCAAAATTCAAACCCTGAAATACTACAAGCAAATTTGAATGGACCAATAGGAGACGAGGAGGGTTTGAACCGGCCAATcacagagcaggaggaggatttaaATGGACCAATGGCAGGAGAGATTTACTTGGTGCCAAATCTTTCGGTGCCAATCCATGAAGAACAGGTGTCAACAAGTTag